A single genomic interval of Streptomyces sp. BA2 harbors:
- a CDS encoding GH32 C-terminal domain-containing protein, whose product MVHIKLTMERGTADTFGLDVLRSPGDEERTRLFYDAPAGQLGVDRSRSGNNSSAEPNFGIHKGPRRLSDGT is encoded by the coding sequence ATGGTCCACATCAAGCTGACCATGGAACGAGGCACCGCCGATACCTTCGGACTCGACGTACTCCGCAGCCCCGGAGACGAAGAACGAACCCGCCTGTTCTACGACGCTCCCGCAGGACAGCTGGGCGTCGACCGATCAAGATCCGGGAACAACTCCAGCGCCGAGCCCAACTTCGGCATCCACAAGGGCCCGCGCAGACTCTCAGACGGCACCTGA
- a CDS encoding PDR/VanB family oxidoreductase, producing MSELLVDLVVTERRQETADVVSLFLSRPDGAPLPAWEPGAHVDLVLSEDLERQYSLCGGDARAWRIAVLREQESRGGSAHVHGELGPGSRVRARGPRNHFRLEPAPSYRFVAGGIGITPILPMLHAAAGEWSLYYGARSRQSMAFTEELATSHPADRIRLCEGPLDLPEFLAGLRPGELVYACGPEPLLAAVEALVPPEALRTERFTPTQADTDTAGNTPFEVELARSGRTLTVPADESILATLRRAGVEVLYSCTEGTCGTCETDVLAGKVDHRDNVLTAQERACDDTLMVCVSRAKEGRLTLDL from the coding sequence ATGAGCGAGTTGCTCGTCGACCTCGTCGTCACCGAACGCCGCCAGGAAACCGCCGACGTCGTATCCCTGTTCCTGAGCCGCCCCGACGGCGCGCCGCTGCCGGCCTGGGAGCCGGGCGCCCATGTCGACCTCGTCCTGTCCGAGGACCTTGAGCGGCAGTACTCACTGTGCGGCGGCGACGCCCGCGCCTGGCGGATCGCCGTGCTGCGGGAGCAGGAGAGCCGCGGTGGGTCCGCCCATGTACACGGTGAGCTGGGGCCCGGCAGCCGGGTGCGTGCCCGGGGGCCGCGCAACCACTTCCGGCTCGAACCGGCGCCCTCGTACCGGTTCGTGGCGGGCGGCATCGGCATCACCCCGATCCTGCCGATGCTGCATGCCGCAGCCGGCGAATGGTCGTTGTACTACGGCGCCCGCTCGCGCCAATCAATGGCGTTCACCGAGGAGTTGGCGACCAGCCATCCCGCCGACAGGATCCGGCTCTGCGAGGGACCGCTCGACCTGCCGGAGTTCCTGGCCGGCCTACGGCCAGGTGAACTCGTCTACGCCTGCGGCCCGGAACCCCTGCTCGCCGCCGTCGAGGCCCTGGTGCCACCCGAGGCCCTGCGCACAGAACGCTTCACCCCGACACAGGCCGACACCGACACCGCCGGGAACACACCCTTCGAGGTCGAACTGGCCCGCTCCGGCCGTACGTTGACGGTCCCGGCCGACGAGTCAATCCTCGCCACGTTGCGGAGGGCCGGGGTGGAGGTTCTCTACTCCTGCACAGAAGGCACCTGCGGCACCTGCGAGACGGACGTACTGGCCGGAAAAGTCGACCACCGCGACAACGTGCTCACCGCACAGGAGCGGGCCTGCGACGACACGCTCATGGTGTGCGTGTCACGGGCGAAGGAGGGCCGGCTCACGCTGGACCTTTGA
- a CDS encoding aromatic ring-hydroxylating dioxygenase subunit alpha: protein MTDHTAFARDQWYVAAWSSEVGRELLGRTVLGEPLALYRTQAGEPVVLADRCVHRRYPLSAGGLDGDQVVCGYHGFTYDTTGTCVYVPGQKRVPRTARVSSYPVAEVDAMVWVWIGDPELADADRIPRAPHLAEDGWVTVRGMEPIDADYGLLVDNLMDLSHETYLHGGYIGTPEVAETPITTEVDETAGIVRVSRHMADAECPPFYARSTGIEGRIQRLQDIEYHAPCLYLLHSRISPSGADPSGVDPSGAESSGAESPVFRTEITYAITPSAPGKVYDFWAVSRNFAVDDHEVTDFLRDFNHTVVMQDVDALNLLQRSLDTEPAAYQELSINIDTGGLAARRILAKLAAG, encoded by the coding sequence ATGACCGATCACACCGCTTTCGCCCGCGACCAGTGGTACGTCGCCGCTTGGTCCTCCGAGGTCGGCCGCGAACTCCTCGGCCGTACCGTCCTCGGCGAACCACTCGCCCTCTACCGCACGCAGGCGGGGGAACCGGTCGTCCTCGCCGACCGCTGCGTGCACCGCCGCTACCCGCTCTCGGCCGGCGGTCTCGACGGTGACCAGGTCGTGTGCGGATACCACGGGTTCACCTACGACACGACCGGGACGTGCGTGTACGTGCCGGGGCAGAAACGCGTTCCGCGTACGGCGCGGGTGAGTTCGTACCCCGTCGCCGAGGTCGACGCCATGGTGTGGGTGTGGATCGGTGACCCGGAACTCGCCGACGCCGACAGGATCCCCCGGGCCCCGCACCTGGCCGAGGACGGCTGGGTGACAGTGCGGGGGATGGAACCGATCGACGCCGACTACGGCCTCCTGGTCGACAACCTGATGGACCTCTCCCACGAGACGTATCTGCACGGCGGCTACATCGGCACCCCGGAGGTCGCCGAGACACCGATCACCACCGAGGTCGACGAGACCGCCGGGATCGTACGGGTCTCACGGCACATGGCCGACGCCGAGTGCCCGCCCTTCTACGCCCGCTCCACCGGGATCGAGGGCCGCATCCAACGGTTGCAGGACATCGAGTACCACGCGCCCTGCCTGTACCTGCTGCACAGCCGCATCAGCCCGTCCGGGGCAGATCCGTCCGGGGTCGATCCGTCCGGGGCTGAATCGTCCGGGGCTGAATCGCCGGTGTTCCGTACGGAGATCACGTACGCCATCACGCCGTCGGCACCCGGCAAGGTCTACGACTTCTGGGCGGTCTCCCGGAACTTCGCCGTCGACGACCACGAAGTGACCGACTTCCTGCGGGACTTCAACCACACGGTCGTCATGCAGGACGTGGACGCGCTCAACCTGCTGCAGCGCTCTCTGGACACCGAGCCCGCCGCCTACCAGGAGCTCAGCATCAACATCGACACCGGAGGTCTGGCCGCCCGCCGCATCCTCGCCAAGCTGGCCGCGGGATGA
- a CDS encoding IclR family transcriptional regulator produces the protein MNRSATDRLLDVLGAFDQAHPALTLTQLAHRADLPLATAHRLVGALTRWGALERDDAGLYHVGLRLWEIAALAPRGLGLRQAALPFLEDLYEATHENVHLAVRDGLEVVYIERLSGRSAVGVHSQVGARWPLHATGVGLVLLAHGGLDLQARYPTDALAAFTPYTVTDPNQLRRILADVRRGGVAVSDRQITDDALSVAAPVRGPRGDVVAAVSVVVPVTGARTPALIPAVQLAGRGISRALGWQPVSPESPASA, from the coding sequence ATGAACCGTTCCGCCACCGACCGTCTCCTCGACGTCCTGGGCGCCTTCGACCAGGCACATCCCGCCCTGACCCTCACTCAACTCGCCCACCGCGCCGACCTGCCGCTGGCCACCGCGCACCGGCTCGTCGGCGCGCTGACGCGGTGGGGCGCCCTGGAACGGGACGACGCCGGGCTGTATCACGTGGGGCTGCGCCTGTGGGAGATCGCCGCGCTCGCCCCGCGCGGCCTCGGACTGCGGCAAGCGGCGCTGCCCTTCCTGGAGGACCTGTACGAGGCCACGCACGAGAACGTCCATCTCGCCGTGCGCGACGGCCTGGAGGTCGTCTACATCGAGCGGCTTTCCGGACGTTCCGCGGTGGGCGTGCACTCGCAGGTCGGCGCGCGCTGGCCCCTTCACGCCACCGGAGTCGGACTCGTCCTGCTCGCCCACGGGGGCCTCGACCTCCAGGCCCGGTACCCCACCGACGCCCTGGCCGCTTTCACGCCGTACACGGTGACCGACCCGAACCAACTGCGGCGGATACTCGCCGATGTGCGGCGCGGCGGGGTCGCGGTGAGCGACCGCCAGATCACCGACGACGCGCTGTCGGTGGCGGCACCGGTGCGCGGACCACGCGGGGACGTGGTCGCCGCGGTCTCGGTCGTCGTACCGGTGACGGGGGCGCGGACACCCGCGCTGATTCCGGCGGTCCAGCTGGCCGGACGCGGCATCTCGCGTGCCCTGGGCTGGCAACCCGTCTCTCCCGAGTCCCCGGCTTCCGCCTGA
- a CDS encoding LacI family DNA-binding transcriptional regulator, translated as MAGEGAQRKATTRSPDGPAKVTITEIAREAGVSVPTVSRVVNGRSDVSPATRARVEDLLHRHRYQRRPPAPGDRAALLDLVFNDLDSPWAVEIIRGVEEVAHEAEVGTVVSAIHDRAGAARQWMTNLRARASDGVILVTSVLEPGLHDELRRLGVPLVVIDPAGSPATEAPTVGATNWAGGMAATEHLLGLGHRRIGFIEGPPRLLCSRARLDGYRAALDVAGVPVDDELIVPGDFYHASGFTGCNQLLDLADPPTAVFASSDQMALGAIEALRRRGLRVPEDMSVVGFDDLPEVRWSAPPLTTVRQPLSDMGKLAARAVLDLARSVAPASPRVELATELVVRASTAAPRDL; from the coding sequence GTGGCCGGGGAAGGCGCTCAGCGCAAGGCGACCACGCGGAGCCCGGACGGGCCGGCCAAGGTGACGATCACCGAGATCGCGCGGGAGGCCGGGGTCTCGGTCCCGACCGTCTCGCGGGTCGTCAACGGACGATCCGACGTGTCGCCGGCCACCCGCGCCCGGGTGGAGGATCTGCTGCACCGGCACCGCTACCAGCGCCGCCCGCCTGCGCCCGGCGACCGCGCGGCCCTGCTCGACCTGGTCTTCAACGACCTGGACAGCCCCTGGGCCGTGGAGATCATCCGCGGCGTCGAGGAGGTCGCGCACGAGGCCGAGGTGGGCACCGTGGTCTCCGCGATCCACGACAGGGCGGGCGCCGCACGGCAGTGGATGACCAATCTGCGGGCCCGCGCCTCCGACGGCGTCATCCTGGTCACCTCCGTCCTCGAACCCGGTCTCCACGACGAACTGCGGCGCCTGGGCGTGCCGTTGGTGGTGATCGACCCGGCAGGCTCGCCCGCGACCGAGGCGCCGACGGTCGGCGCCACCAACTGGGCGGGCGGGATGGCGGCGACCGAGCACCTGCTGGGCCTCGGGCACCGGCGGATCGGGTTCATAGAGGGCCCGCCCCGGCTGCTGTGCTCGCGGGCCAGGCTCGACGGGTACCGGGCCGCGCTCGACGTGGCGGGCGTGCCGGTCGACGACGAACTGATCGTGCCCGGCGACTTCTACCACGCGTCCGGGTTCACCGGCTGCAACCAGCTCCTTGACCTCGCCGACCCGCCCACTGCCGTCTTCGCGTCCAGCGACCAGATGGCGCTCGGCGCGATCGAGGCGCTGCGCCGGCGCGGTCTGCGGGTGCCCGAGGACATGAGCGTCGTCGGCTTCGACGACCTGCCGGAGGTGCGCTGGAGCGCGCCGCCGCTCACCACGGTCCGCCAACCCCTGTCCGACATGGGCAAGTTGGCGGCCCGTGCTGTTCTCGACCTCGCGCGCTCCGTCGCACCCGCGTCGCCGCGCGTCGAGTTGGCCACGGAACTCGTGGTCAGGGCCAGTACGGCGGCCCCGCGCGACCTGTAG
- a CDS encoding extracellular solute-binding protein — protein MSASDLSRRRLLGAASAAGLGAAALTACGGSDSGGGKDSSGRTVVEWWNIQTTEPSKTVWPERAKAFEVKNPDVRIKLVTLENDAYKSKMTALTSSGKLPDIYHTWGGGVLRQQIDAGLVEDLTLSVEPLAATLVPASVKAYQFDSKTYAVPFDIGAVGFWYNKALFKKAGIDALPTTWDGYLDTVQKLKSAGITPIALAGKEKWPGMYFWAYLSMRIAGVDGMQKAADAKDFTGDDFVKAGEHLKELVALEPFQKGFLGAAYSTPNGEAATMGNGKAAMELMGQWAPVVQADAGKGIGKDLGFFGFPSVAGGKGARTDVFGGGGGYAVRKGAPKAAVDFLKFFMTAESDRILVSKANTIPVVKDATSALTDPNLKAVSGMLGKSTGFQLYLDQAYPPAVGQEVNDSVAALIAGSKSPEQVARSVTQVAKSQ, from the coding sequence ATGTCAGCCTCCGATCTCTCCCGCCGACGCCTCCTCGGCGCCGCCTCCGCCGCCGGTCTCGGGGCTGCCGCACTCACCGCGTGCGGTGGCTCCGACTCCGGTGGCGGGAAGGACAGTTCCGGCCGGACCGTCGTCGAATGGTGGAACATCCAGACCACGGAGCCGTCGAAGACTGTCTGGCCGGAGCGGGCGAAGGCGTTCGAGGTCAAGAACCCCGATGTGCGCATCAAGCTCGTCACGCTGGAGAACGACGCCTACAAGTCCAAGATGACGGCACTGACCAGCTCCGGAAAACTTCCGGACATCTACCACACCTGGGGCGGCGGTGTTCTGCGGCAGCAGATCGACGCGGGCCTCGTCGAGGACCTCACCTTGTCCGTCGAGCCTCTGGCCGCCACGCTCGTGCCCGCGTCGGTCAAGGCCTACCAGTTCGACAGCAAGACGTACGCTGTGCCGTTCGACATCGGTGCCGTGGGCTTCTGGTACAACAAGGCGCTCTTCAAGAAGGCCGGTATCGACGCCCTGCCCACCACCTGGGACGGCTATCTCGACACCGTCCAGAAGCTGAAGAGCGCCGGCATCACGCCCATCGCCCTCGCGGGCAAGGAAAAGTGGCCCGGCATGTACTTCTGGGCGTATCTGTCGATGCGGATCGCCGGGGTCGACGGCATGCAGAAGGCCGCCGACGCCAAGGACTTCACCGGCGACGACTTCGTCAAGGCGGGCGAGCACCTCAAGGAGCTGGTCGCGCTGGAGCCGTTCCAGAAGGGCTTCCTCGGCGCCGCCTACTCCACCCCCAACGGCGAGGCCGCCACCATGGGCAACGGCAAGGCCGCCATGGAGCTGATGGGGCAGTGGGCGCCCGTCGTGCAGGCCGACGCGGGCAAGGGCATCGGCAAGGACCTCGGCTTCTTCGGCTTCCCCTCGGTGGCCGGCGGCAAGGGAGCCCGCACGGACGTGTTCGGCGGAGGCGGCGGCTACGCGGTCCGCAAGGGCGCGCCGAAGGCGGCCGTCGACTTCCTGAAGTTCTTCATGACCGCCGAGTCCGACCGCATCCTCGTCTCCAAGGCCAACACGATCCCGGTCGTCAAGGACGCCACCAGCGCCCTGACCGACCCCAACCTCAAGGCCGTCTCCGGCATGCTCGGCAAGTCCACCGGGTTCCAGCTCTACCTCGACCAGGCCTACCCGCCGGCCGTCGGCCAGGAGGTCAACGACTCCGTCGCCGCGCTCATCGCCGGATCCAAGTCGCCCGAGCAGGTGGCCCGTTCGGTGACCCAGGTCGCCAAGAGCCAGTAA
- a CDS encoding carbohydrate ABC transporter permease, whose translation MTSTYVKDARPAVAKEQKPGPGNRRPLARRVTDWLTAVSFTLPALILFGALVLAPIMYALYVSLFNWGGFGAPSDYTGLDNYSRLAKDPVFLGDLWRGLLLVGFSVLVQLPFALAMAVLLNQKLRGRAVYRMLFFAPYVLSEVITGVLFSMIFAPDAGLADKVLGAVGLDGLGGLWFADQSTVMPTLFLVMTWKYFGFHMMLYLAGLQGIPAELHEAARIDGAGAWQRFRHITLPLLGPTLRISAFLSVIGAIQLFDLVWVVSQGGPDHASETMAITLFQFGFKRYQIGYASAISIALFLISLVFALAYQRFVLRRDTEGALTNMRATR comes from the coding sequence ATGACGTCGACCTACGTAAAGGACGCGCGGCCCGCCGTCGCCAAGGAGCAGAAGCCCGGCCCCGGCAACCGACGCCCGCTCGCCCGCCGCGTCACGGACTGGCTGACCGCCGTCTCCTTCACCCTGCCCGCCCTGATCCTGTTCGGCGCGCTCGTGCTCGCCCCGATCATGTACGCGCTGTACGTGAGCCTCTTCAACTGGGGCGGTTTCGGGGCCCCTTCGGACTACACCGGACTCGACAACTACAGCCGCCTCGCCAAGGACCCGGTCTTCCTCGGCGACCTGTGGCGCGGCCTGCTCCTCGTCGGCTTCTCGGTCCTCGTCCAGCTGCCGTTCGCGCTCGCCATGGCGGTCCTGCTCAATCAGAAGCTGCGCGGCCGGGCCGTGTACCGGATGCTGTTCTTCGCCCCGTACGTCCTGTCCGAGGTGATCACCGGCGTCCTGTTCTCCATGATCTTCGCGCCGGACGCCGGGCTCGCCGACAAGGTGCTCGGCGCGGTCGGTCTCGACGGGCTCGGCGGGCTGTGGTTCGCCGACCAGTCGACCGTCATGCCGACTCTGTTCCTCGTGATGACGTGGAAGTACTTCGGGTTCCACATGATGCTCTACCTGGCAGGGCTGCAGGGCATCCCGGCCGAACTGCACGAGGCCGCCCGCATCGACGGGGCGGGCGCCTGGCAGCGCTTCCGGCACATCACCCTGCCGCTGCTCGGACCGACCCTCCGGATCAGCGCGTTCCTGTCGGTCATCGGCGCCATCCAGCTGTTCGACCTGGTGTGGGTGGTCTCCCAGGGCGGCCCCGACCACGCCTCGGAGACGATGGCCATCACGCTGTTCCAGTTCGGGTTCAAGCGCTACCAGATCGGCTACGCCAGCGCGATCAGCATCGCGCTCTTCCTCATCAGCCTCGTCTTCGCCCTCGCCTACCAGCGTTTCGTGCTGCGTCGCGACACCGAAGGAGCCCTCACGAACATGCGAGCCACCCGATGA
- a CDS encoding carbohydrate ABC transporter permease → MTAPDAVGRRRFGKVPLYVIVWLVGIVMVTPLLYALVSGFKSTDQLSSNPFGLPSPWVTSNYTDILASGSFWRMLGSSTLIAIGTTVLTVGAAALAAFSLARFAYRGRELLFTLFTMGLMFPFAVAILPLFILLRTFGLLDNPWGVILPQAAFGLPLTIVILRGFFREIPGELEEAATLDGCSPFGFFWRILLPMARPALGTVSVLAVVTSWNNFLLPLLVFSNETWWTIPVGVQQFQGQYAADIARVFAYLVLAMVPALAFYAVAERQLIGGITMGATKG, encoded by the coding sequence ATGACCGCGCCCGACGCGGTGGGCCGCCGCCGCTTCGGCAAGGTGCCCCTGTACGTGATCGTGTGGCTGGTCGGCATCGTCATGGTGACGCCGCTGCTCTACGCCCTCGTGTCCGGCTTCAAGTCCACCGACCAGCTGTCCAGCAACCCCTTCGGTCTGCCCTCGCCCTGGGTGACGTCCAACTACACGGACATCCTCGCCTCCGGCTCCTTCTGGCGGATGCTCGGTTCGTCCACCCTGATCGCGATCGGGACGACCGTCCTGACGGTGGGGGCCGCCGCCCTCGCGGCGTTCTCCCTCGCCCGATTCGCCTACCGTGGCCGGGAGTTGCTGTTCACGCTCTTCACGATGGGGCTGATGTTCCCGTTCGCGGTGGCGATCCTGCCGCTGTTCATCCTGCTGCGCACCTTCGGACTCCTCGACAACCCGTGGGGCGTGATCCTGCCGCAGGCCGCGTTCGGACTGCCCCTCACCATCGTCATCCTGCGCGGCTTCTTCCGCGAGATCCCCGGCGAACTGGAGGAGGCGGCCACGCTCGACGGCTGCTCCCCGTTCGGCTTCTTCTGGCGGATCCTGCTGCCGATGGCACGCCCGGCGCTCGGCACCGTCTCCGTACTCGCCGTGGTGACCAGCTGGAACAACTTCCTGCTGCCGCTGCTGGTGTTCAGCAACGAGACCTGGTGGACGATCCCCGTCGGTGTCCAGCAGTTCCAAGGGCAGTACGCCGCCGACATCGCCCGCGTCTTCGCCTACCTCGTCCTCGCCATGGTGCCCGCCCTCGCCTTCTACGCGGTGGCCGAACGGCAGCTGATCGGCGGCATCACGATGGGCGCCACCAAGGGCTGA
- a CDS encoding glycoside hydrolase family 3 N-terminal domain-containing protein: MVKPWQDTTLPAHVRAADLLARMTAEEKAAQLSSVWLGADTERPEVAPGQHAYAAESPALDALLPHGLGQLTRPFGTVPVEPATGVARLAALQRRIRAGNRFGLPALAHEECLTGFTAWQATIFPTPLSWGATFDPALVTEMAQSIGTSMRAAGIHQGLAPVLDVVRDPRWGRTEESIGEDPYLVGTIGTAYVRGLEAAGIVATLKHFAGYSASRAARNHAPAPLGPRELADVILPPFEMAVRDGGARSVMPAYNDIDGLPAHVHTVLLTQLLRETWGFTGTVVSDYFGVSLLESAHRVADSTETAAGLALAAGVDVELPSVRCFTEAGSLPVEPLDRAALRVLEQKCELGLLDPDWEPVTADTPIDLNPPHMRELARKMAQESIVLLANDSGLLPLAGGLRIAVAGPLADEQAAMLGCYTFPRHVGVHHPEFPAGVEVPTFAEALRTELPDATFVDDPARADVCLAVVGDRSGLFGRGSSGEGCDAADLELPYGQGALLDDVLDSGTPVVIVVLSGRPYALGRWADRAAAVVQAFFPGQEGGGAVAGVLTGRVEPSGRLPVGVPRTAGGQPAPYLAPPLGRHSGASNVDPTALYPFGHGLSYTTFSWDAPQCDAPELPTDGETTLRLTVRNTGDRPGTEVVQLYLHDPVGTVARPEVRLVGYARVTLDAGASAEVHATFPADLAAYTGADGRRVVEPGALELRVAASSERVHHTVSLTLTGAEREVGHGRRMRCETRVNNFDAGTERFLSSQGNQRDFLASRSVGTVSYAPRHA, translated from the coding sequence ATGGTCAAGCCATGGCAGGACACCACCCTGCCCGCCCACGTCAGGGCGGCGGACCTGCTCGCCCGGATGACCGCCGAGGAGAAGGCCGCCCAACTGTCCAGCGTGTGGCTGGGGGCCGACACCGAAAGACCCGAGGTCGCGCCGGGGCAGCACGCGTACGCGGCCGAAAGCCCCGCCCTCGACGCACTCCTGCCGCACGGCCTCGGCCAGCTGACCCGCCCCTTCGGCACTGTCCCGGTCGAGCCGGCGACGGGCGTCGCCAGGCTCGCCGCACTGCAGCGACGGATCCGCGCCGGGAACCGCTTCGGGCTGCCCGCGCTCGCCCACGAGGAGTGCCTGACGGGATTCACCGCCTGGCAGGCGACCATCTTCCCGACACCGCTCTCGTGGGGCGCCACCTTCGATCCGGCCCTGGTCACCGAGATGGCACAGTCGATCGGTACGTCGATGCGCGCGGCCGGCATCCACCAGGGTCTTGCGCCCGTCCTGGACGTCGTACGAGACCCGCGCTGGGGCCGCACCGAGGAGTCCATCGGTGAGGACCCGTACCTGGTGGGCACCATCGGCACCGCCTACGTACGGGGCCTGGAGGCGGCCGGGATCGTCGCCACCCTCAAGCACTTCGCCGGGTACTCGGCCTCACGCGCGGCCCGCAACCACGCCCCGGCCCCGCTCGGACCGCGCGAACTCGCCGACGTGATCCTGCCGCCGTTCGAGATGGCGGTACGGGACGGCGGCGCCCGCTCGGTGATGCCCGCCTACAACGACATCGACGGACTTCCCGCTCACGTCCATACCGTGCTCCTCACCCAACTCCTGCGTGAGACATGGGGGTTCACGGGGACTGTGGTCTCCGACTACTTCGGCGTCTCGCTCCTGGAGTCCGCGCACAGGGTCGCGGACTCCACTGAAACCGCCGCCGGTCTGGCGCTCGCGGCCGGCGTCGACGTCGAACTGCCCTCCGTCCGCTGCTTCACCGAAGCCGGCAGCCTCCCCGTCGAACCGCTCGACCGGGCCGCGCTGCGGGTCCTGGAGCAGAAGTGCGAACTGGGGCTGCTCGACCCCGACTGGGAACCGGTGACCGCGGACACCCCCATCGACCTGAACCCCCCTCATATGCGTGAACTGGCAAGGAAGATGGCGCAGGAATCGATCGTCCTGCTCGCCAACGACTCCGGTCTGCTGCCCCTTGCGGGCGGGCTGCGCATCGCCGTTGCCGGACCGCTCGCCGACGAGCAGGCCGCCATGCTCGGCTGCTACACGTTCCCCCGCCATGTGGGCGTCCATCACCCCGAATTCCCTGCGGGCGTCGAAGTCCCCACCTTCGCCGAGGCCCTGCGCACGGAGCTGCCCGACGCCACCTTCGTCGACGACCCGGCACGGGCGGATGTCTGCCTGGCCGTGGTGGGAGACCGCTCCGGTCTGTTCGGGCGCGGCTCCTCCGGGGAGGGCTGCGACGCGGCGGACCTGGAACTGCCGTACGGCCAGGGCGCCTTGCTCGACGATGTGCTCGACTCCGGGACGCCGGTCGTCATCGTCGTGCTCAGCGGCCGCCCCTACGCGCTCGGCCGCTGGGCCGACCGGGCAGCCGCCGTCGTCCAGGCCTTCTTCCCCGGACAGGAGGGCGGCGGCGCGGTCGCCGGCGTGCTGACCGGGCGTGTCGAGCCGTCGGGCCGACTGCCGGTCGGCGTGCCGCGGACCGCGGGCGGCCAGCCCGCCCCGTATCTCGCACCGCCGCTCGGCCGCCACAGCGGCGCCAGCAATGTGGACCCCACCGCGCTCTACCCGTTCGGGCACGGCCTGTCCTATACGACCTTCAGCTGGGACGCCCCGCAGTGCGACGCCCCCGAACTGCCCACCGACGGCGAGACGACCCTGCGCCTCACCGTCCGCAACACCGGTGACCGCCCCGGCACCGAGGTCGTCCAGCTCTACCTCCACGACCCGGTCGGCACCGTAGCCCGCCCCGAGGTCCGGCTCGTCGGCTACGCCCGCGTCACCCTCGATGCCGGGGCGTCCGCCGAGGTCCACGCCACGTTTCCGGCGGACCTCGCCGCGTACACCGGCGCCGACGGCCGCCGTGTCGTCGAACCCGGCGCGCTCGAACTGCGCGTAGCCGCGTCCAGCGAACGCGTCCACCACACTGTCTCCCTCACCCTGACGGGGGCGGAGCGGGAAGTCGGGCACGGGCGGCGGATGCGGTGCGAGACGCGCGTCAACAATTTCGATGCGGGCACCGAAAGGTTCTTGTCGTCTCAAGGAAACCAGAGGGACTTCTTGGCGTCTCGCTCGGTGGGCACCGTGTCTTATGCTCCAAGGCATGCGTGA
- a CDS encoding LacI family DNA-binding transcriptional regulator, whose protein sequence is MLQGMRDDEEFGRITLAEVAQKAGVSISTVSKVLNGRQDVAAPTRVKVERLLETHSYRRTTRASREAPLIELVFHELDSIWAMELIRGVENVAKAHRAGVVLTESGTRHAPAPDWIEDVMQRRPRGVVLVFSALPAEVKQRLRSRSIPFVIVDPAGDPDPDVPSVGSANWNGGRVATRHLVDLGHRRIGIITGPDDMLCSHARLDGYRSALSMAGIEAAPDLVRYGDFHVKGGFEHALELLDLPEPPTAIFAGSDLQALGVLEAARVRDLRVPQDLSVVGYDDVPVARWSSPALTTVHQPLREMAEEAVQIIMRLRDQEPVTTRIELATSLVVRKSTAPPAS, encoded by the coding sequence ATGCTCCAAGGCATGCGTGATGACGAGGAGTTCGGCCGCATCACCCTGGCCGAGGTGGCCCAGAAGGCAGGCGTCTCCATTTCGACAGTTTCGAAAGTGCTCAACGGGCGGCAGGACGTGGCCGCCCCGACCCGGGTCAAGGTGGAGCGACTCCTGGAGACGCACTCCTACCGGCGTACGACACGGGCCTCCCGCGAGGCGCCGCTCATCGAGCTGGTCTTCCACGAGCTGGACAGCATCTGGGCGATGGAGCTGATCCGCGGCGTGGAGAACGTCGCCAAGGCGCACCGGGCCGGCGTCGTGCTGACCGAGAGCGGCACCCGGCACGCGCCCGCCCCCGACTGGATCGAAGACGTCATGCAGCGCAGGCCGCGCGGCGTGGTGCTCGTCTTCTCGGCCCTGCCGGCCGAGGTCAAGCAGCGGCTGCGGTCGCGCTCCATCCCGTTCGTCATCGTCGACCCGGCCGGCGACCCCGACCCGGACGTACCCTCGGTCGGCTCGGCGAACTGGAACGGGGGGCGGGTCGCCACCCGGCACCTGGTGGACCTCGGACATCGCCGCATCGGGATCATCACGGGGCCCGACGACATGCTCTGCTCCCACGCCCGCCTCGATGGCTACCGCTCCGCGCTCAGCATGGCGGGCATCGAAGCCGCCCCCGATCTCGTCCGCTACGGCGACTTCCACGTCAAGGGCGGCTTCGAGCACGCCCTGGAACTCCTCGACCTGCCTGAGCCGCCCACGGCCATCTTCGCGGGGAGTGACCTCCAGGCGCTCGGTGTCCTGGAGGCGGCCAGGGTCCGCGATCTGCGGGTGCCGCAGGATCTCTCCGTGGTCGGCTACGACGACGTCCCGGTGGCACGCTGGTCGAGCCCGGCCCTGACGACGGTGCACCAGCCGCTGCGGGAGATGGCCGAGGAAGCGGTGCAGATCATCATGCGGTTGCGTGACCAGGAACCGGTGACCACACGCATCGAACTGGCGACGAGCCTCGTCGTCCGCAAGAGCACGGCGCCGCCTGCTTCTTGA